CACCAAGGCCGGCGTCAACATCTTCAGCAAGGTCCTTGCCTGGGAGGTCGCTCCCTACGGCATCATCGTGACCGTCGTAGCCCCCGGGCGCATTATCACCAACATGGGGCAGGAGTCCGGCCCAGAGGAAGAGGCCTTCGCAGCCGAGGTGCGCGGCTCGCCCTACATGCGCGCCCAGCGGCCGGAGGAAGTGGCCGGCGTCGTCGCCTTTGCCGCAACGGAGCCAGGCATCGCCATGGCGGGGCAGACCTTTCACGCCAACGGCGGCTCCTACATGGTCTTCTGACCGATCCGCCCCTTTCCCACTCCTGTTGTCACGCCGATTTTCGTTGCCCTCTCCTCCTGGCTGTGCTATATTTTCCGATTGTGGGCTGGCGTCAGGTCGCCCGCATCCAGTGCCAACGTAGCTCAGTGGCAGAGCGGGCGCTTCATAAGCGCTAGGTCATAGGTTCGAAACCTATCGTTGGCACTCCTTATTCCTCTTCTCGGACTCGTAGGCCAGGGCGGTTAGCTCAGGGGTTAGAGCACCCGTTTCACACGCGGGGGGTCAGTGGTTCAAATCCACTACTGCCCACCACTTCCTAACAGGGTGAAAAGGCCCTGGTGGTGGTTCCCAGGGCCTTTTGATCTTGCGGCTGTGTACCCGTTTTTGTACCCATTCACCCTGTTACCGGCTCTTTGGCTTGCTCAGGCTTCTTCGCTGCCATCAGGCCTTCCTCGAAGCGTAGGGCGGCGGCCTCTTGCAGGCCGGGCAGGATATGGGAATAGATATCCAACGTCGTTGACACGCGGCTGTGGCCGAGGCGGGACTGCACGATGGACGGGTGGACGCCTTGCCGGAGCATCAGAGTAGCGTGGGCATGGCGCGTCGTATGGAAGTTGAAGCCGTCCATGCCGAGCTTGCGGACGAGCTTCTTGAACGCACCACTTACGGCGCGGGGCAACATCCGTAGGCCGTCGCGATAGCGAAAGACGGGACTGTCATCGGTGACCTGATAGCTAAAGGTCGCGGCGTCGGCCTGCTGGCGCTCACGCAAGGCCCGGAGCACGAGGATCGAAGATGGCGTGAGGCTGACTAAGCGCCGACCCTTGGCGGTCTTGGGTTCGTGATAATGAGTCTGGCTACCCTTTGCATGATAAATGTTCCGATTCACTGAGATCGTGCCCATGTCCAGGTCTACGTCTCTCCACTGCAAGGCCAACGTCTCATTTCTCCGAAGGCCGGTATGGAAGGCGATAAAGAATAGCTCGTAATACTCTTTGCCCTTCGCTGCCTCAAGGATCCGGTGGATGGCATCGGCGTCGGGTGGGCGGAGTTCCTTCCGCGTGACTCTCGGCGGCGTCACGATCTGGCAGGGATTGCGGTAGATAAGCTTGCGGCGGAGTGCATCATTCAGCGCCTTGGAGAGTC
This genomic window from Chloroflexota bacterium contains:
- a CDS encoding site-specific integrase, coding for YAGHETTTRVHLIPRLGHIKLSKLEPADIDKAYAAMLAEGTSPSMIQHAHLRLSKALNDALRRKLIYRNPCQIVTPPRVTRKELRPPDADAIHRILEAAKGKEYYELFFIAFHTGLRRNETLALQWRDVDLDMGTISVNRNIYHAKGSQTHYHEPKTAKGRRLVSLTPSSILVLRALRERQQADAATFSYQVTDDSPVFRYRDGLRMLPRAVSGAFKKLVRKLGMDGFNFHTTRHAHATLMLRQGVHPSIVQSRLGHSRVSTTLDIYSHILPGLQEAAALRFEEGLMAAKKPEQAKEPVTG